Proteins from one Oscillatoria nigro-viridis PCC 7112 genomic window:
- the hypE gene encoding hydrogenase expression/formation protein HypE: protein MTRLKNFTLSCPIPIQQYPTVLLAHGGGGRLMHQLIEQMFLPIFGSPNDVQHDAAVLSLSSHRIAFTTDSYVVRPLFFPGGDIGSLAVHGTVNDLAMAGARPLYLSLGFILEEGLPMETLWRVVQSLKQAADSANVKIVTGDTKVVDRGKGDGIFINTAGVGILEHNQRINPTSVQPGDIILLSGDIGRHGIAIMAVREGLEFETTIESDSAPLADLVGELLSANIEIHCLRDLTRGGLASALNEIASAANVAIDIDEQKIPVREDVRGACELLGLDPLYIANEGRFIAFVPSSDAERALGIMEAYQEKRGDAKTACAIGEVREQPAKSVILNSKIGVDRLLEMLSGEQLPRIC, encoded by the coding sequence ATGACTCGTCTTAAAAACTTTACCCTATCCTGTCCGATTCCTATTCAGCAGTACCCAACCGTACTCCTCGCTCACGGTGGCGGTGGGCGATTGATGCATCAGTTGATTGAGCAGATGTTTTTGCCGATTTTCGGCTCACCAAACGATGTTCAACATGATGCTGCTGTCTTGTCGCTCTCTAGTCATCGCATCGCCTTCACGACTGATTCGTATGTCGTGCGTCCTCTATTCTTTCCCGGTGGTGATATTGGTTCGCTAGCCGTTCACGGCACAGTCAACGATCTAGCAATGGCAGGCGCACGCCCACTCTATCTCAGCTTGGGCTTCATTCTAGAAGAAGGACTGCCGATGGAAACGCTATGGCGCGTTGTCCAATCTCTCAAACAAGCTGCTGATTCCGCCAACGTCAAGATTGTGACTGGTGATACTAAAGTGGTCGATCGCGGAAAAGGAGACGGTATTTTTATCAACACCGCAGGTGTTGGCATTCTCGAACACAACCAGAGAATTAATCCCACCTCAGTTCAACCTGGGGATATCATTCTTCTGAGTGGAGATATTGGCAGACATGGAATTGCTATTATGGCAGTGCGTGAAGGATTGGAGTTTGAAACAACCATTGAAAGTGATTCAGCTCCTCTAGCAGATTTAGTGGGTGAACTTCTGAGTGCGAACATCGAAATTCACTGCTTGCGGGATTTAACGCGAGGTGGGCTAGCCAGTGCACTGAATGAAATCGCATCAGCAGCAAATGTAGCGATCGACATTGACGAACAAAAAATTCCCGTGCGTGAGGATGTTCGCGGAGCCTGTGAACTCTTGGGACTCGACCCGCTATATATTGCAAATGAAGGACGATTCATCGCATTTGTCCCATCTTCCGATGCAGAACGAGCACTGGGGATTATGGAGGCTTATCAGGAAAAGAGAGGAGACGCAAAAACAGCTTGTGCGATCGGTGAGGTGAGAGAGCAACCCGCTAAATCTGTCATTCTCAACAGCAAAATTGGAGTCGATCGCCTCCTGGAAATGTTGAGCGGTGAACAGCTTCCTAGAATTTGCTGA
- a CDS encoding type II toxin-antitoxin system PemK/MazF family toxin, with the protein MDSNSKANTYPRQGEIYLSRALRQLGDTKKRPVVVVSPDIRNEFTDSVIVVPFTSNLAGVENPTRVLIPAGEGGLQADSLAVCENVSALRQTFLEQGPYGQLSADVLARIQRAVQVSIGIYEL; encoded by the coding sequence ATGGACTCTAACTCAAAAGCGAACACTTATCCTCGCCAAGGTGAGATTTACCTTTCAAGAGCTTTGCGCCAGTTAGGAGATACCAAAAAAAGACCTGTAGTTGTGGTTTCCCCCGATATCCGCAACGAGTTTACTGATTCTGTCATTGTTGTTCCTTTCACCAGTAACCTTGCAGGAGTAGAAAATCCTACTCGTGTCTTGATTCCTGCAGGTGAGGGAGGATTGCAAGCTGATTCTCTAGCTGTATGTGAAAACGTTTCTGCTTTGCGGCAGACATTCCTAGAACAAGGCCCTTACGGTCAACTTAGTGCGGATGTCCTAGCAAGAATTCAGAGGGCTGTACAAGTGTCGATCGGCATTTATGAACTTTGA
- the iscB gene encoding RNA-guided endonuclease IscB yields MSNFVFVLDTNKQPLEPVAPGQARRLLKLTQAAVYLRYPFTIILKYAVDHPKTQPAQLKIDPGSKTTGLAIVQGNQVIWGAELTHRGQQIKNDLESRRAIRRNRRNRKTRYRKPRFLNRTRAPGWLPPSLESRVKNIVTWVNRIRRYVPVTGISQELVLFDLLAMQNPEISGKEYQQGELAGYEVREYLLAKWGRKCAYCGVENVPFEVEHIHPKSKGGSDRVSNLTLACRGCNQAKGNQDIRDFLSKKPDILSRILKQASQPLKDANAVNSTRWALFQQLKQTGLAIEVSTGGKTKYNRSRLGLPKTHWLDAACVGNVEVLQVFTKQPLLIAAKGWGSRQMCTTNKYGFPVKHRTRCKTFFGFGTGDMVSAILLFGKFAGTHIGRLTVRESGVFEMRTPLGKVSPVRHKYCKSIHRNDGYMYAFSTNVRPMNQRLEA; encoded by the coding sequence ATGTCTAACTTTGTATTCGTTTTAGACACCAACAAACAACCACTTGAGCCGGTAGCACCAGGACAAGCAAGACGATTGTTAAAACTAACCCAAGCTGCTGTATATCTCCGTTACCCGTTCACAATTATTTTGAAATATGCGGTTGATCACCCAAAAACGCAACCCGCTCAATTAAAAATTGACCCAGGTTCTAAAACTACTGGGTTGGCGATCGTACAGGGCAATCAAGTTATCTGGGGTGCTGAGTTGACCCATCGCGGGCAACAAATTAAAAATGACTTAGAGTCACGTCGCGCCATTCGTCGCAATCGCCGTAACCGCAAAACTCGTTACCGCAAACCACGTTTTCTTAACCGTACAAGAGCGCCCGGATGGTTGCCACCAAGCTTAGAATCCAGAGTGAAAAACATCGTGACTTGGGTCAACCGCATCCGTCGATATGTCCCAGTCACAGGCATATCCCAAGAGTTAGTCCTGTTTGACCTACTCGCAATGCAGAATCCTGAAATATCCGGCAAGGAGTATCAGCAAGGGGAACTGGCGGGTTATGAAGTCAGAGAATACTTGTTAGCAAAGTGGGGGAGAAAATGTGCCTATTGCGGTGTTGAAAACGTACCTTTTGAGGTAGAACATATCCACCCAAAATCAAAAGGGGGAAGCGATCGCGTTTCCAATCTTACCCTAGCCTGCCGTGGGTGCAACCAAGCCAAAGGCAATCAAGATATTCGGGATTTCTTGTCCAAAAAGCCTGACATTTTGTCCCGTATTTTGAAACAGGCCTCACAACCTTTGAAAGATGCAAATGCTGTGAATTCAACCCGCTGGGCATTGTTTCAACAACTTAAACAAACAGGATTGGCAATAGAAGTTTCAACAGGAGGTAAAACAAAGTACAACCGCTCTCGTTTAGGACTACCTAAAACTCATTGGCTGGATGCAGCTTGTGTAGGAAACGTAGAAGTCCTGCAAGTTTTCACGAAGCAACCGTTGTTAATTGCAGCTAAAGGATGGGGCAGCCGTCAAATGTGTACAACCAATAAATACGGATTTCCTGTCAAGCACAGAACGCGGTGCAAAACGTTTTTTGGGTTTGGGACAGGTGACATGGTAAGTGCAATTCTTCTCTTTGGGAAGTTTGCAGGCACTCACATCGGCAGGCTGACGGTTAGAGAAAGCGGAGTTTTTGAAATGAGAACGCCACTCGGCAAGGTTAGCCCAGTCCGTCATAAATACTGTAAATCAATCCACCGCAACGATGGGTATATGTATGCGTTTTCCACAAATGTCCGTCCAATGAATCAGCGATTAGAGGCGTAG
- a CDS encoding DUF5906 domain-containing protein encodes MYDNSTPDNEQTSSTPKKFDIRDHLDKLEPGKAKNYYTCPVCEGHSLGINSKNGKYQCWTNACSTADIREAIRPLAEFLAECKEDKPAPQASKPKAKKKEYRPVPIPIGAKLLRLPAPGKPSRAEQPKYVPKGVPDSATQITYAYSDTQKVLRFDWPDTSKPKGRDKTCRQIHIDHSGKEVWSKGDTRWPAYRIKEVIELLEALPDGEPVLVPMLEGEDNVDRARSIGLAGLTLQGSNWSHPEIQIMLETLQATGKNVVVGVIRDNDDAGIKKGQEVWLVARHIQLPCVVVDPRVIYPNIPEAGDIREILEAIDSEEFIRRVEEAVNDAATESITSISLTPHPRTREEVVCQKYDSSANDYIPDTAPTALQNFVQKAEAALYSDGHWKAIGGQLYRYVGSHYELRSESEEKRRIGGWLNTYAEKVKGVWVNNRARSSNGTEILKWVIDQNWVDPNKINPDGLNCSNGVVKINPDGSHSFVPHDPNQVYTYVGCKYDPDIDPTDCDRLLECLEPSQREVFLRTAAAALNLKLVRSKLTGRGVKGLLCHGEGSNGKDTLRAVLSAVFGRGMTGKSLSDFKSYDNGRKFSLAGIEGSICNWASENTPKIDLDTIQSLKQLITGDIIDIERKGKDGYEYKPAAIFLANCNKLPSITGGTAAIDDRYSILSFEKTYKHNADPSQGELEADPRFKDDENFILERIAPAMLNKMLERLPLLLKEGIDYKATREAMREAQEGSRHLWQFAREVGLEVQSGGRVWVKDLWERLQAWYEDAGILERETSGTKEKLIWNELPSKYDAPVKAINQLGSRFSEIFPKLQVCRYCERDDMERRNQRYLLGIGFVQTSTKTVEPLEPVDRARDTVEPTVEPNNTGSTVGSPKTLTQSAGSNGSTISSPFSQVCNLLPQLTDDERRKLAELLPQPQLLTRKITPEDAQAMRDIALVWWHEYYPEQLQTLQTQMFGWQAPGKKYDIATIAQWLEGEVEAVRDRITELIRLQGEI; translated from the coding sequence ATGTACGACAATTCTACTCCAGATAACGAGCAAACTTCAAGCACCCCCAAAAAATTCGACATCCGCGACCATCTCGACAAACTGGAACCAGGCAAAGCCAAAAATTACTACACTTGCCCTGTCTGCGAAGGTCATAGCTTAGGGATTAACTCCAAGAACGGCAAGTACCAATGCTGGACGAACGCTTGCTCAACCGCTGATATTCGGGAAGCTATCCGGCCACTGGCTGAATTTTTAGCAGAGTGCAAAGAGGACAAGCCCGCACCACAAGCATCGAAGCCAAAAGCCAAAAAGAAGGAATACCGACCCGTACCGATTCCGATCGGCGCGAAACTTCTGAGATTACCCGCACCCGGAAAACCATCTCGCGCCGAACAACCCAAATACGTTCCCAAAGGCGTTCCAGACAGTGCCACACAAATCACCTACGCCTACAGCGACACTCAAAAGGTTTTGCGGTTTGATTGGCCCGATACAAGCAAGCCAAAGGGACGCGACAAAACTTGCCGCCAAATTCACATAGACCATAGTGGCAAGGAAGTCTGGAGCAAGGGCGATACTCGTTGGCCGGCATATCGGATTAAGGAGGTTATCGAACTACTAGAAGCACTACCAGACGGTGAACCCGTCCTCGTTCCGATGCTGGAAGGAGAAGACAACGTAGACCGTGCCAGAAGTATCGGTCTTGCAGGACTAACTCTGCAAGGTTCTAACTGGAGTCATCCTGAAATTCAGATAATGCTCGAAACTCTGCAAGCGACAGGCAAAAACGTCGTGGTCGGAGTAATTCGCGATAACGATGACGCGGGTATCAAGAAGGGTCAAGAAGTTTGGCTGGTTGCCCGTCACATTCAGCTCCCTTGCGTGGTTGTTGACCCGCGTGTCATCTACCCAAATATTCCAGAGGCGGGAGACATCAGAGAAATCTTGGAAGCCATAGATAGTGAGGAATTCATTCGGCGGGTAGAAGAAGCAGTCAACGACGCTGCAACGGAATCAATTACTTCTATTTCTCTAACTCCTCACCCGCGCACGCGAGAAGAAGTAGTATGCCAGAAGTATGACAGTAGTGCAAACGACTACATCCCAGACACCGCACCGACTGCACTGCAAAACTTCGTACAGAAGGCAGAGGCTGCACTTTACTCAGACGGTCACTGGAAAGCTATTGGAGGTCAACTTTATCGCTATGTCGGCAGTCACTACGAATTGCGATCGGAATCCGAGGAAAAGCGCCGCATAGGTGGCTGGCTCAATACCTATGCGGAGAAGGTAAAGGGTGTTTGGGTCAACAACCGAGCTAGGTCTAGTAACGGAACTGAGATTCTGAAGTGGGTTATCGATCAGAACTGGGTTGACCCAAACAAGATAAATCCTGACGGTTTGAACTGCTCTAACGGGGTAGTGAAAATTAACCCTGATGGTTCTCACTCGTTTGTGCCACATGACCCTAACCAGGTCTATACCTATGTCGGCTGCAAGTATGACCCCGATATTGACCCGACTGATTGCGATCGCCTTTTGGAATGCTTGGAGCCGTCGCAGCGTGAGGTATTTTTGCGGACTGCTGCTGCTGCGTTGAATTTGAAGCTTGTCCGCTCCAAGCTGACGGGACGGGGCGTTAAAGGTTTGCTGTGCCACGGCGAGGGGTCTAACGGTAAAGATACATTGCGGGCTGTGTTGTCTGCTGTCTTTGGGCGGGGGATGACCGGGAAGTCGCTGTCAGACTTCAAATCCTATGACAATGGCCGCAAGTTTTCTCTGGCAGGGATTGAAGGAAGTATCTGTAACTGGGCTTCGGAGAATACCCCAAAAATAGATTTAGACACAATCCAGAGTCTTAAGCAGTTAATCACAGGCGACATCATTGATATTGAACGCAAGGGCAAGGATGGTTATGAGTACAAGCCTGCGGCCATCTTTCTCGCCAACTGCAACAAACTCCCCTCTATCACTGGAGGGACGGCCGCCATTGATGACCGCTACAGCATCCTGAGTTTTGAGAAAACATACAAGCACAACGCTGACCCGTCTCAGGGTGAGTTGGAAGCTGACCCACGTTTCAAGGATGATGAGAACTTTATCCTTGAGCGGATTGCACCGGCGATGCTCAACAAGATGTTGGAGCGGTTGCCACTGCTACTGAAAGAGGGGATTGACTACAAGGCAACCCGTGAGGCGATGCGGGAAGCTCAGGAGGGAAGTCGGCACTTGTGGCAGTTTGCCCGCGAGGTTGGTTTGGAGGTTCAGTCTGGCGGTCGTGTCTGGGTTAAAGATTTGTGGGAGCGGTTGCAAGCTTGGTATGAGGATGCAGGGATTCTAGAGAGAGAGACTAGCGGCACCAAGGAGAAGTTGATTTGGAATGAACTTCCTAGTAAGTATGACGCTCCTGTAAAAGCTATAAACCAGTTGGGGTCAAGGTTTAGCGAGATTTTCCCTAAACTCCAAGTGTGTCGCTATTGCGAACGAGATGACATGGAGCGGAGGAACCAAAGATATCTGCTTGGAATTGGATTTGTGCAAACTTCCACAAAAACTGTGGAGCCATTGGAGCCAGTAGACAGAGCAAGGGATACTGTGGAGCCAACTGTGGAGCCAAACAATACTGGCTCCACAGTTGGCTCCCCAAAAACCCTTACACAGAGCGCTGGCTCCAATGGCTCCACAATTTCCTCACCTTTCAGTCAAGTCTGCAATTTACTCCCTCAACTTACCGATGACGAGCGGCGGAAGTTAGCAGAACTGCTACCGCAACCTCAGCTATTAACTCGGAAAATTACTCCCGAAGATGCCCAGGCGATGCGAGACATAGCACTGGTGTGGTGGCACGAATACTACCCAGAACAACTACAAACTCTCCAAACACAAATGTTTGGCTGGCAGGCACCGGGCAAAAAATACGACATAGCTACGATTGCTCAGTGGTTGGAAGGAGAAGTGGAAGCCGTTCGCGATCGAATTACTGAACTCATCCGTCTCCAAGGAGAAATTTAG
- a CDS encoding serine/threonine-protein kinase, which produces MSYCLNPTCQKPQNADRTQFCLNCGSKLLLRERYRAIKPLGRGGFGRTFLAVDEDKPSKPRCAIKQFFPLSQGTSSSEKAAELFNREAVRLDELGKHPQIPELLAHFQQERYQYLVQEFIEGHNLQEELVRTGPFSESQILSLLKDLLPVLQFVHDRSVIHRDIKPPNIIRRISQTPILYTYPTLTGELVLVDFGAAKVVEGLRETGTVIGSPEFVAPEQIRGQAVYASDLYSLGVTCIYLLTQISPFDLFDINQDAWVWRDFLKVQIDPKLSRILDKMIEPSLSRRYKSVAEVLKDLQSAGAGTGAQPLPAPKISVPQRTAAVQNAVPPTVAGTIIPVPRMQQARPARAPTWRCVHTLVGHSSAVTSVAFSPDGATLASGSEDKTIEMWKLDAGKRWYTLTGHSDWVTCVAFSPDGATLASGGRDKTIQIWDLNKGKWWYALRGHEDRVYAVAFSRDGQVLASGSRDKTVQLWNLNKGRRMSALTGHAGGVEAVAFSPGGELLASGSRDKTVQLWDWQNGRSICTLAEHGDWVRAIVFAANSPSPPLVRGGVGEGLILASGSRDGTAKLWRVDARGRGTLLRSMRDNSGDVLCVAFSPDGLVLATGSRDGTIYLWDAGTGGLLEILTGHGEEVLSVAFSPDGRSLASGAGDRTVKIWRGIGD; this is translated from the coding sequence ATGAGTTACTGCCTAAACCCCACCTGTCAAAAGCCGCAAAATGCCGACCGTACCCAATTCTGCCTGAATTGCGGCTCCAAACTGTTGCTCAGAGAGCGTTACCGCGCCATCAAACCCCTCGGGCGCGGCGGTTTCGGCCGCACTTTTTTAGCAGTAGATGAAGACAAACCCTCAAAACCGCGCTGTGCAATTAAACAGTTTTTCCCCCTATCTCAAGGTACCAGCAGCAGCGAGAAAGCAGCAGAATTATTCAACCGAGAAGCGGTGCGGCTGGACGAGTTGGGGAAACACCCGCAAATTCCCGAACTGCTGGCGCACTTTCAGCAGGAACGCTATCAGTATTTGGTACAGGAATTTATAGAAGGTCACAATTTACAGGAAGAGTTGGTGCGGACTGGGCCTTTCAGCGAAAGCCAGATTCTCAGTCTGCTGAAGGATTTATTGCCAGTATTGCAGTTCGTGCACGATCGCAGTGTAATTCACCGAGATATTAAACCGCCCAATATTATCCGCCGCATTTCTCAAACTCCCATCCTTTATACTTACCCAACATTAACTGGGGAATTAGTTTTAGTTGATTTTGGCGCTGCAAAAGTTGTGGAGGGTTTGAGAGAAACCGGTACAGTCATCGGTTCTCCCGAATTCGTCGCGCCGGAACAAATTAGAGGTCAAGCGGTTTATGCCAGCGATTTGTACAGTTTGGGAGTAACTTGCATTTATTTGCTGACTCAAATATCTCCTTTTGATTTGTTCGATATCAATCAAGATGCTTGGGTTTGGCGAGACTTTTTGAAGGTTCAAATCGATCCGAAATTAAGCCGCATCCTCGACAAAATGATCGAACCGAGTCTCAGCCGCCGCTACAAATCTGTAGCTGAAGTCTTGAAAGATTTGCAGTCGGCGGGGGCGGGCACGGGGGCACAGCCTCTACCAGCGCCTAAAATTTCCGTGCCGCAGAGGACGGCTGCGGTGCAGAATGCTGTGCCGCCAACGGTTGCAGGCACAATTATACCTGTGCCGCGGATGCAGCAGGCCCGGCCCGCACGCGCGCCTACTTGGAGGTGCGTTCATACTCTGGTAGGGCATTCTAGTGCTGTCACGTCGGTAGCTTTCAGTCCCGACGGCGCGACTTTAGCTAGCGGCAGTGAGGACAAGACGATCGAGATGTGGAAGTTGGATGCGGGTAAGCGGTGGTACACTCTTACGGGTCATTCTGACTGGGTGACTTGTGTGGCGTTTAGTCCTGATGGGGCGACTTTGGCTAGTGGCGGCCGGGACAAAACAATTCAAATTTGGGATTTGAATAAGGGTAAGTGGTGGTACGCTTTGCGGGGTCACGAAGACAGGGTTTATGCTGTGGCATTCAGTCGGGACGGTCAGGTTTTGGCTAGCGGCAGTCGGGACAAAACTGTGCAGTTGTGGAATTTGAATAAGGGAAGGCGGATGTCGGCTTTGACGGGTCACGCTGGCGGGGTGGAGGCTGTGGCTTTTAGTCCTGGCGGGGAGTTGTTGGCAAGTGGCAGTCGGGACAAGACTGTGCAGTTGTGGGATTGGCAAAATGGTCGATCGATTTGTACTCTGGCAGAGCACGGGGATTGGGTGCGGGCGATCGTTTTTGCTGCGAACTCGCCCAGCCCCCCTTTGGTAAGGGGGGGAGTAGGAGAAGGATTGATTTTAGCTAGCGGGAGTCGGGATGGTACGGCGAAGCTGTGGCGGGTGGATGCACGGGGGCGAGGAACGCTGTTGCGGAGTATGAGGGACAATTCTGGGGATGTTTTGTGTGTGGCGTTTAGTCCCGATGGTCTGGTTTTGGCGACGGGGAGTCGGGATGGCACGATTTATTTGTGGGATGCCGGCACGGGGGGTTTGCTGGAAATTCTGACGGGCCACGGGGAGGAGGTTTTGTCGGTGGCGTTTAGTCCCGATGGAAGGAGTTTGGCTAGCGGTGCGGGCGATCGAACTGTGAAAATTTGGCGGGGGATTGGGGATTAG
- a CDS encoding SRPBCC family protein: MTDWLEHSVQVEVAIPIELAWQLWSDLEQMPRWMKWIESVHVLEEDPELSRWKLATGGLEFSWLSRILKLVPNQIIQWESVDGLPNRGAVRFYDRKDSSIVKLTVAYGIPGWLGKLMDNLFLGRVVESTIQADLERFKEYALKVKATS; the protein is encoded by the coding sequence ATGACTGATTGGTTAGAACACAGTGTCCAAGTAGAAGTGGCAATTCCCATCGAATTAGCGTGGCAACTCTGGTCAGATTTAGAGCAAATGCCGCGCTGGATGAAGTGGATAGAATCTGTTCATGTTCTCGAAGAAGATCCAGAATTGTCTCGCTGGAAACTCGCAACTGGCGGGTTAGAATTTAGCTGGCTTTCTCGGATTCTCAAATTAGTGCCGAATCAGATAATTCAGTGGGAATCGGTAGACGGCTTACCAAATCGAGGTGCGGTAAGATTTTACGATCGCAAAGACAGCAGTATCGTCAAGCTGACAGTGGCTTACGGAATTCCCGGCTGGCTGGGAAAATTGATGGATAACCTATTTCTCGGCCGCGTGGTTGAATCGACAATTCAGGCTGACTTGGAAAGGTTTAAAGAGTATGCTCTGAAGGTGAAAGCGACATCTTAA
- the zds gene encoding 9,9'-di-cis-zeta-carotene desaturase, with protein sequence MRVAIAGAGLAGMTTAVDLVEAGHEVEIFESRPFVGGKVGSWVDPDGNHVEMGLHVFFGCYYNLFALMKKVGAFDDLLLKEHVHTFINRGGETGSLDFRFPVGAPFHGLKAFFTTSQLSVQDKIQNAIALGTSPIVRGLIDFDGAMKTIRDLDKISFADWFRSQGGNQNSLKRMWNPIAYALGFIDTENISARCMLTIFQFFASKTEASVMRMLAGSPNEYLHKPIVEYLENKGAKIYTRRRVREIQFEEGEETRVTGLVVANGETEENITADAYVFACDVPGIQKILPPAWRKWSEFDNIYKLDAVPVATVQLRFDGWVTELEDEAKRKQLSHAVGIDNLLYSADADFSCFADLALTSPKDYYQEGQGSLLQLVLTPGDPFIKQSNEAIAQHVLKQVQDLFPSARELNMTWYSVVKLAQSLYREAPGMDVFRPAQKTPIANFFLAGSYTQQDYIDSMEGATLSGHQAAKAILEAYGH encoded by the coding sequence ATGCGGGTTGCGATCGCAGGTGCGGGACTGGCTGGAATGACCACAGCAGTCGATTTAGTGGAGGCCGGCCACGAAGTAGAAATTTTTGAGTCCCGCCCCTTTGTCGGCGGCAAAGTCGGCAGTTGGGTAGATCCCGACGGCAATCACGTTGAAATGGGTTTGCACGTCTTCTTCGGCTGCTACTATAACTTATTTGCCCTGATGAAAAAAGTGGGAGCTTTTGACGATTTGCTCCTCAAAGAACACGTCCACACTTTTATCAATCGAGGCGGCGAAACTGGTTCTTTGGATTTTCGCTTCCCCGTCGGTGCTCCGTTTCACGGATTGAAGGCATTTTTCACTACATCCCAGCTATCCGTACAAGACAAAATTCAAAATGCGATCGCCCTGGGAACTAGCCCGATCGTCCGAGGTTTGATAGACTTTGACGGGGCAATGAAAACTATCCGCGATTTGGATAAAATTAGCTTCGCTGACTGGTTCCGCAGCCAAGGTGGCAACCAAAACTCGCTCAAAAGAATGTGGAATCCGATCGCCTACGCACTGGGTTTTATCGACACTGAAAATATTTCAGCCCGGTGTATGTTGACAATATTTCAATTCTTTGCATCCAAAACCGAAGCCTCTGTCATGCGGATGCTGGCCGGTTCTCCCAACGAATATTTGCACAAACCAATTGTGGAATATTTGGAAAATAAAGGAGCCAAAATTTACACGCGGCGCAGAGTCCGAGAAATTCAGTTTGAAGAAGGCGAAGAAACCCGCGTGACAGGCTTGGTAGTAGCTAACGGCGAAACAGAAGAAAATATTACCGCAGACGCTTACGTTTTCGCCTGCGACGTGCCGGGAATTCAGAAAATATTGCCCCCAGCTTGGCGCAAATGGTCGGAATTTGACAACATTTATAAATTAGATGCGGTGCCGGTGGCGACTGTACAATTGCGGTTCGACGGTTGGGTAACGGAACTGGAAGACGAAGCCAAGCGCAAACAGTTGAGCCATGCTGTAGGAATCGATAATTTGCTATATTCAGCAGATGCAGATTTTTCTTGTTTTGCAGATTTGGCGCTGACAAGTCCCAAGGATTATTATCAAGAAGGACAAGGTTCGCTGTTGCAGTTGGTGCTGACACCGGGAGATCCGTTTATCAAACAAAGCAATGAGGCGATCGCCCAACACGTACTCAAGCAAGTTCAGGATTTATTCCCCTCAGCGCGGGAATTAAATATGACTTGGTACAGTGTAGTGAAGCTCGCTCAATCTTTGTATCGCGAAGCACCGGGAATGGATGTTTTCCGCCCTGCTCAAAAAACGCCGATCGCCAATTTCTTTCTAGCAGGAAGTTACACTCAGCAAGACTACATTGATAGCATGGAAGGAGCGACACTTTCAGGCCATCAAGCGGCTAAGGCAATTCTCGAAGCTTACGGTCATTAG